Proteins co-encoded in one Cupriavidus nantongensis genomic window:
- a CDS encoding cytochrome P450, with the protein MTAPQTPTQSTGCPFHAASPAQSTCPMHAGGDSGIPDFPPERVDPLSPPPVYFQMQQGSGLGQARLWDGKIAWLITRYDDVRSVLSDPRFSSDITNPGYPTVSAAMKVARGSNRTFITMDAPKHAEHRRMLTGEFSIRKIEALRPRIQAIVDKLLDNFATKPQPSDLVSAFTLATPALVISELLGVPYEDHDFFQELAMVLTSSSATLEEAIAANHELCEVYLKDLVAKRSENPGEDILSRLIVNHVRKGDITETDVVSLARLLLIAGHETTANTTAMGVLFLLQRPDIWNELRQDTSLVPNAVEEILRYLDVTHSGKRRVATEDIVVNGQMIQAGDPVVVLSVSANRDSSKFEDPNVFDLRRDSRTQVSFGYGPHQCIGQPLARLEMQIMFTALLERFPNLELAVPVENLDFKGDSLMYGVKELPVRW; encoded by the coding sequence ATGACCGCCCCCCAAACCCCCACGCAGTCGACTGGCTGCCCGTTTCACGCGGCCTCACCTGCGCAGTCCACGTGTCCGATGCACGCTGGCGGGGACAGCGGGATCCCCGACTTTCCGCCCGAACGGGTCGATCCTTTGTCGCCGCCGCCGGTGTACTTCCAGATGCAGCAAGGAAGCGGCTTGGGGCAAGCTAGGCTCTGGGACGGAAAGATCGCCTGGCTGATTACGCGCTATGACGACGTCCGCTCGGTCCTGTCTGACCCTCGCTTTAGTTCTGACATTACGAATCCCGGCTATCCCACTGTCAGTGCTGCAATGAAAGTTGCCCGGGGTAGTAACAGGACCTTCATCACCATGGATGCTCCCAAGCATGCAGAGCATCGGCGCATGCTGACAGGTGAATTCTCGATCCGCAAAATCGAGGCCCTACGCCCACGGATTCAGGCGATCGTAGACAAGCTGCTGGACAACTTCGCAACAAAGCCTCAACCCTCCGACCTGGTTAGCGCCTTTACGTTGGCCACGCCGGCATTGGTGATCTCAGAATTGCTTGGCGTTCCGTACGAAGACCATGACTTCTTTCAGGAACTGGCGATGGTCCTGACGTCGAGTAGTGCGACGCTTGAGGAGGCCATCGCTGCAAATCATGAGTTGTGCGAGGTGTACCTGAAGGACCTGGTGGCGAAGAGATCGGAGAACCCCGGGGAAGATATCCTCAGCCGCCTCATCGTCAATCACGTACGAAAGGGCGATATCACCGAAACGGACGTTGTTTCCCTTGCAAGGCTCTTGCTGATCGCCGGCCACGAGACCACGGCGAATACGACCGCAATGGGAGTGCTTTTCCTCCTGCAACGACCGGATATCTGGAATGAGCTTCGACAAGACACAAGCCTCGTTCCAAACGCGGTGGAAGAAATTCTGCGCTACCTGGATGTCACACATTCAGGAAAGCGTCGTGTCGCCACCGAGGACATTGTCGTGAACGGACAAATGATCCAGGCGGGCGACCCCGTTGTAGTGCTGAGTGTCTCGGCCAATCGCGACAGCTCGAAATTTGAAGATCCGAATGTGTTCGACCTTCGCCGAGATTCAAGGACGCAGGTCTCGTTCGGATACGGCCCGCATCAGTGCATCGGTCAACCCCTCGCACGGCTCGAAATGCAGATCATGTTCACCGCCTTGCTGGAGCGGTTTCCGAACCTCGAGCTTGCTGTTCCCGTGGAAAACCTTGATTTCAAGGGCGATTCACTCATGTATGGCGTCAAGGAACTCCCTGTTCGCTGGTAA
- a CDS encoding MFS transporter, with product MQHHPRRGSTPTPQRVRDVLKPISGAAVGNMLEWFDYSLYGYLSATLAKVFFPSSDPIVSLIAAFAAFSVAFVTRPLGALFFGSLGDRLGRRDTLAIVVGLISVSTGLVGVLPGYEAIGIAAPLLLVALRMIQGFSAGGEAGGALAFLAEYAPTRRRGVVIGFFGMSAGIGALSGSGLVLAITSIFGQTAVEAWAWRLPFLIAGPIGLGAFWLRLRIEETPAFRLHLEREGAAQAPLREALRDDWRSIVKCLGVAISHGIPYYLILAYLPSYLVSTGRLSSGQALAASGLAFLGSVIVIPFAAALSDRVGRRPVAFTAALAYLVVALPLFRIVVGSTPEVVIATMASVGVLMGMYGSAPFCMMTELFPTRTRYSAMSVGYNVAMVLFGGTAPLISASLTKLTGNPSSPAYFMMGGAVLSIFAILASPETSRVPIDELGQSDEHIRRVRMALKASARVE from the coding sequence ATGCAACATCATCCCCGAAGAGGTTCGACCCCCACCCCCCAGCGGGTCCGGGATGTTCTCAAGCCGATCTCCGGTGCCGCCGTGGGAAACATGCTGGAGTGGTTTGACTACTCGTTGTATGGCTATCTTTCCGCCACCCTGGCGAAGGTGTTCTTCCCAAGCAGCGACCCGATCGTTAGCCTGATAGCGGCTTTCGCGGCATTCTCCGTCGCATTCGTTACCCGACCACTCGGCGCTCTGTTTTTTGGATCGCTGGGAGACCGGCTTGGACGGCGCGATACGCTCGCGATTGTCGTTGGTTTGATCAGCGTTTCGACGGGGTTGGTCGGTGTCCTACCGGGATACGAGGCGATTGGCATCGCCGCTCCTTTGCTGCTGGTAGCCCTACGCATGATTCAGGGATTTTCCGCGGGAGGCGAAGCAGGTGGAGCACTCGCATTCCTTGCCGAGTACGCCCCGACACGCCGGCGTGGCGTTGTGATCGGGTTCTTCGGTATGTCGGCTGGAATTGGTGCGTTGAGCGGATCCGGTCTTGTTCTGGCGATCACCAGCATTTTTGGTCAGACGGCAGTTGAGGCATGGGCCTGGCGATTGCCCTTCCTGATCGCTGGTCCGATTGGGTTGGGTGCGTTCTGGCTGCGGCTGCGCATCGAGGAAACACCGGCATTCCGGTTGCACTTGGAACGCGAGGGCGCGGCACAAGCACCATTGCGCGAAGCCCTTCGTGACGACTGGCGAAGCATTGTCAAATGTCTTGGCGTAGCGATCTCACACGGCATCCCTTACTACTTGATCCTGGCGTATCTCCCGTCTTATCTCGTGTCAACTGGACGGTTGAGTAGCGGGCAAGCTCTAGCGGCGTCCGGCCTGGCCTTTCTGGGTTCAGTGATTGTGATCCCATTCGCTGCAGCGCTATCCGACCGCGTGGGTCGACGACCCGTCGCCTTTACGGCGGCATTGGCATACCTCGTCGTTGCGCTTCCTTTGTTCCGGATCGTCGTGGGCTCGACACCAGAGGTGGTAATTGCCACGATGGCTAGCGTCGGGGTATTGATGGGGATGTATGGCAGCGCGCCGTTCTGCATGATGACGGAGTTGTTTCCGACACGCACACGCTACAGCGCCATGTCGGTAGGCTACAACGTGGCCATGGTGCTATTTGGCGGCACCGCTCCTTTAATCAGCGCTTCTCTGACGAAGCTGACCGGAAACCCTTCATCACCCGCCTATTTCATGATGGGGGGCGCAGTGTTGTCTATTTTTGCCATCTTGGCGTCTCCTGAAACGTCACGAGTACCGATTGATGAGCTCGGACAGTCGGACGAGCACATTCGCCGCGTGCGCATGGCGCTCAAGGCATCGGCTCGCGTTGAGTGA
- a CDS encoding GMC family oxidoreductase, which yields MSDLLIMKTATYDYIVIGAGSAGCVLASRLSEDPSVKVLLIEAGAPASSIFVQMPAGIRVLYKSQKFNWRYWTEPQTQLDNRNIYIPRGKVVGGSSSINSMIAIRGNRSDYDNWASQGLSGWDYESLRPYFRKIEDASLVTKARNDDRGYAGPIRLSYGTQQNAISTAFIESAVSAGMPENNGFNGASQVGAGFYELTIAEGKRSGAYRYLDRAGNRSNLTLMANCKVRRILLAGKRAQGVVIEDGWEEVELRADREVILTAGAIASPQLLMLSGIGPAKHLQSIGIAPVVDLQGVGENLQDHLDCAIRLEASQPNTLTPYIGLVRGGMAGARYLLSGGGPASSQGVEAGAFYNSDRNPDLPEWQAHLIIALRNPPPNEKVPHGFAVRVCQLRPKSRGVLRLRSSDPSDSPRIDPRFLSDESDLESLVRGVERTCEIVDQPALRKYIKRRLDIDAFSTGAARKAWIRSHAETIYHPVGTCRMGVDDNAVVDEELKVRGVENLRVIDGSVMPTIISGNTNLPIMAMAEKAADLIRNSRTSAR from the coding sequence TTGAGTGATCTCCTGATTATGAAAACCGCTACATACGACTACATTGTTATCGGCGCCGGCTCGGCAGGGTGTGTTCTCGCTTCTCGGCTGAGTGAAGATCCCAGCGTCAAGGTACTGCTGATAGAGGCGGGCGCTCCCGCGTCATCCATCTTTGTTCAGATGCCGGCAGGGATCCGGGTTCTCTATAAGAGCCAAAAATTCAACTGGCGCTATTGGACGGAGCCCCAGACACAACTGGACAATCGGAATATTTATATACCCCGGGGCAAGGTGGTGGGCGGTTCATCCTCGATCAATTCCATGATTGCTATCCGGGGGAACCGATCCGATTACGACAACTGGGCATCTCAGGGCCTGTCGGGCTGGGACTATGAATCCCTTCGTCCGTACTTTCGAAAGATTGAGGATGCATCACTGGTAACGAAGGCGAGGAATGACGATCGCGGGTACGCGGGTCCGATTCGCCTGTCATACGGCACGCAGCAAAACGCCATATCGACTGCGTTCATAGAGAGCGCAGTATCGGCCGGTATGCCGGAGAACAACGGATTCAATGGGGCGTCGCAGGTAGGCGCAGGATTCTACGAGCTTACGATTGCCGAGGGAAAGCGATCCGGTGCTTATCGTTACCTGGATCGAGCAGGTAACCGATCCAATCTGACATTGATGGCGAACTGTAAAGTCCGCAGGATTCTCCTTGCCGGAAAGCGAGCGCAAGGCGTAGTGATTGAGGATGGATGGGAGGAGGTGGAGCTTCGCGCGGACCGCGAAGTGATTCTGACAGCAGGGGCCATTGCCTCACCGCAACTCCTGATGCTTTCGGGGATCGGACCGGCCAAACATCTGCAGTCGATTGGTATCGCTCCCGTGGTCGATCTGCAAGGCGTCGGTGAGAACCTTCAGGACCATCTTGATTGCGCGATTCGCTTAGAAGCGTCGCAGCCCAATACGCTCACGCCCTATATCGGCCTGGTAAGAGGCGGAATGGCAGGAGCTCGCTATCTTCTTTCAGGAGGCGGGCCGGCTTCCTCTCAAGGCGTTGAGGCAGGAGCATTTTACAACTCCGACAGAAATCCGGATCTGCCTGAGTGGCAGGCCCATCTGATCATTGCGCTGCGCAATCCACCGCCTAACGAAAAAGTTCCCCACGGATTTGCAGTCCGCGTATGCCAGCTGCGTCCAAAAAGTAGAGGCGTGCTGCGACTGCGTTCTTCAGATCCGTCCGATTCTCCCCGAATCGACCCTCGCTTCCTCTCAGACGAGTCTGACCTGGAGAGTTTGGTGCGCGGCGTGGAACGCACGTGCGAGATTGTCGACCAGCCGGCGCTCCGGAAGTACATCAAACGAAGGCTCGACATCGATGCTTTCTCCACCGGTGCAGCCCGTAAGGCATGGATACGCTCGCATGCGGAAACCATCTATCACCCGGTTGGCACGTGTCGCATGGGAGTCGACGACAACGCTGTTGTTGACGAGGAGTTGAAAGTGCGCGGGGTTGAGAACTTGAGAGTAATTGATGGATCTGTGATGCCAACGATCATCAGTGGGAACACGAACCTTCCCATTATGGCCATGGCAGAGAAGGCCGCAGACTTGATACGAAATTCACGCACATCCGCTCGTTGA